The Deinococcus aerophilus genomic sequence CGCGCCGCCAAGGAAACCGGCACTGCCACGGTGCTGGTGGGCCACGTCACCAAGGACGGCACGGTGGCCGGCCCGAAGGTGATGGAGCACATCGTGGACACCACGGTCTTTCTGGAAACGGTGGGCGCCTTCCGCTTGCTGCGCAGCGTCAAGAACCGCTTCGGGCAGGCCGGAGAGCTGGGCGTTTTCGAGATGCGCGGCAAGGGTCTGATCGCTGTGGAGAACCCCAGCGCCGCCTTCCTGGCCGAGCGTCCGGTGGGTGTGCCCGGCAGCGTGGTCGCCGCCACGGTGGACGGCCAGCGTCCCATGCTGCTGGAGGTTCAGGCCCTGGCGAGCAAGACGCCGTATCCCAATGCCCGGCGCGTGGTCGTGGGCCTGGACCCACGCCGGGTGGATGTGGTGCTCGCCGTTCTCGAACGCCGGCTGGACCTGACCCTGGGCGGCCTGGACGTGTACGTGAACCTCGCGGGCGGGTTGAAGGTTCCCGATCCGGGCCTGGACCTGGCGGTGGCGCTGGCGGTATACAGCGCCGTGGTGGGGCGTGCGCTGCCGCAGAACGTGGCCGTCTTCGGCGAGGTCGGGCTGGCCGGCGAGGTTCGCAGCACGGTGGCCTCGCTGCGCCGCGCCGAGGAAGCGGGCCGCGCCGGGTACAAACGCCTGATCGTGCCGCCCGGTCTGGACGGCCACCCTGGCGTGAAGAGCGTGGAGGAAGCGGTAGGGATGGTGTGGCAGGCGGCCAAAGCCTGACCCCCACGATTTCCCGGATTTAAGCGTTTCTTGTGTGGTCATGGAGGAAAGCCGCCGCCCCATCTGCGGGCGGCGGCCTTCTTGACCTCAGCTCAGTTCAGAACGCCGGTGTCGAACTGAAAGCGCCCATCGCTGTAGTCCACGCTCAGCACGCTGCTGTCTGGCACGTGGCCCTGCAGGATCTCGCGGGCCAGCGGCGTCTCGATCTCGCGGGCGATGGCGCGTTTGAGGGGCCGTGCGCCGAAGGCCGGGTCATAGCCGAGTTCGGCGAGCTTGGCTTTCGCGGCGTCACTCATGTGCAGTGTCACGCGCCGCTCGGCGAGGCGTTTGCGCAGGCCGCCCAGCTGAATGTCCACGATGCGCCCCAGATCGGCGGCGGTCAGGGCGTCGAACACGATGATGTCGTCCACACGGTTGAGGAACTCGGGGCGGAAATGACCGCGCAGCTCCTCCAGCACGGCGTCGCGGATCTCGGAGGCGTCGTCGCCGCGCGCCTGCATCTCCAGAATCAGCGGGCTGCCCACGTTGCTC encodes the following:
- the radA gene encoding DNA repair protein RadA yields the protein MARVTTKYVCTSCGYQSAKPLGRCPNCQAWNSFEEEVPTVTGGKARGGGAGGYGGVTGGKLTALSTVGRREEPRTSSGIVELDRVLGGGLVAGGVTLIGGEPGIGKSTLLLQVADRVARGGGTVLYVAGEESLEQIRLRADRLGVTADIQLTRDTRAEHIAALMNEHRPALCIVDSIQTVTVEGEGAPGGVAQVRDGTAMLTRAAKETGTATVLVGHVTKDGTVAGPKVMEHIVDTTVFLETVGAFRLLRSVKNRFGQAGELGVFEMRGKGLIAVENPSAAFLAERPVGVPGSVVAATVDGQRPMLLEVQALASKTPYPNARRVVVGLDPRRVDVVLAVLERRLDLTLGGLDVYVNLAGGLKVPDPGLDLAVALAVYSAVVGRALPQNVAVFGEVGLAGEVRSTVASLRRAEEAGRAGYKRLIVPPGLDGHPGVKSVEEAVGMVWQAAKA